In a genomic window of Acropora muricata isolate sample 2 chromosome 2, ASM3666990v1, whole genome shotgun sequence:
- the LOC136894848 gene encoding uncharacterized protein yields the protein MVHCSIVQLHGLAPLKALSIPRLELNAPTLAVKLDRMFRNELELPITSSVFWTDSTSVLRYIRNNDKRFHTFVSNRLTVIHDGSSVDQWRHVDSKRNPSDVTTRGLSAKALLSDEKWKQGPQFLWLEESSWPRFPASLETSSQDDLEIKEHKRVYSVQLKNLAQPDDKVFAYYSSWYKLQRSVAYLLHYKAWLLNKVRSKFGQAIAQVPSGKVTLTEMKNVEREILMSLQRKFFPKELKQMSKCGQSDRTKSVNKSCLISRLDPILKNGLLLVGGRLRHTTIQAEVRNPIILPKKSHVVDLIVGNCHEIFGHVGREHVLSLLREKFWLVKGQAMVRRVLNACFSCRKRNQLPMMQKMADLPHERVASQEPPFTYIGVDCFGPFHIKRGCCLEKRYGVLFTCLTIRAVHVEIAHSLDTSSFINALRRFIARRGVPQEIRSDNGTNFTSADKEIRQVIGKWNQETIKEFLQQKEILWVFNPPTASHMGGVWSCLKGAESH from the coding sequence ATGGTGCACTGCTCAATAGTACAGCTTCACGGGCTGGCgcctttgaaagctctttcaataCCACGTTTGGAACTGAACGCCCCAACTCTTGCTGTCAAGTTGGACCGCATGTTCCGTAACGAGTTGGAACTACCGATAACAAGTTCTGTGTTCTGGACAGATAGCACGTCCGTCCTTCGTTACATTCGCAATAATGACAAGCGCTTTCACACGTTCGTCTCGAACAGGCTAACAGTGATTCACGATGGTTCATCGGTCGATCAATGGAGGCACGTGGACAGCAAGCGTAACCCCTCAGATGTAACCACTCGAGGATTATCTGCAAAGGCCCTGCTTAGTGATGAAAAGTGGAAGCAAGGTCCACAGTTTCTCTGGCTTGAAGAAAGTTCATGGCCCAGATTTCCTGCCTCCCTGGAAACAAGTTCTCAGGATGACCTTGAGATTAAGGAGCACAAGCGTGTTTATTCTGTGCAGCTAAAGAACCTTGCGCAGCCTGATGACAAAGTGTTTGCCTATTATTCCTCCTGGTATAAGCTTCAAAGGTCTGTGGCTTATTTGTTGCATTACAAGGCTTGGTTGTTAAACAAAGTTCGCAGCAAGTTTGGTCAAGCAATTGCTCAGGTACCGTCTGGAAAGGTCACTCTCACTGAGATGAAGAATGTGGAAAGAGAAATTCTGATGTCTCTACAGAGAAAATTCTTCCCCAAAGAGTTGAAACAGATGTCAAAATGTGGCCAATCTGATCGCACCAAGTCGGTGAATAAATCATGTTTAATCAGTCGTCTTGATCCCATATTGAAAAATGGTTTGCTGCTTGTTGGAGGACGACTAAGACATACCACAATTCAAGCGGAAGTAAGGAACCCCATTATCCTGCCAAAGAAAAGCCACGTTGTTGATTTGATTGTCGGAAACTGTCATGAAATCTTTGGCCACGTTGGAAGAGAACATGTTTTGAGCTTGTTGCGTGAAAAGTTCTGGCTGGTTAAAGGACAAGCTATGGTGCGAAGAGTTCTGAATGCATGTTTTAGCTGCAGGAAGCGAAACCAGTTACCAATGATGCAGAAAATGGCGGACCTACCCCACGAGAGAGTTGCTTCTCAAGAGCCACCATTTACGTACATTGGCGTAGACTGTTTTGGGCCGTTTCACATTAAGCGCGGTTGCTGTTTGGAGAAACGTTACGGAGTGCTTTTCACCTGCTTAACAATTAGAGCAGTTCATGTTGAAATCGCCCACAGCTTAGACACCAGTTCCTTTATAAACGCTCTTCGTAGATTTATAGCTAGAAGAGGTGTACCTCAGGAAATCAGATCTGACAATGGAACTAATTTTACGAGCGCAGACAAAGAAATCAGGCAAGTGATTGGGAAATGGAATCAGGAGACGATTAAAGAGTTCCTGCAGCAAAAGGAGATCCTCTGGGTCTTTAATCCACCAACCGCTTCGCATATGGGAGGTGTGTGGAGCTGTCTTAAAGGAGCAGAATCTCACTGA
- the LOC136894852 gene encoding uncharacterized protein yields MLKAFDEVGRRDQGDMWWWNKDVKDAHKEMCKSRTEANRARYKNMKNRAKKMVTKATEETAERELRELSEHPNKVFKLVKSMKKDGKDVEGGSCMRGSDGRLNFSEKGRGRVWKEDKERIVNEENEWDQNVQADLVEGPVERISLEEVVKAFGKMRPAKASGPSEVSFEMIAAGGEIGIDVTVELCQSLLDGREMPDE; encoded by the coding sequence ATGTTAAAGGCATTTGATGAAGTAGGGAGGAGAGATCAAGGGGATATGTGGTGGTGGAACAAGGATGTGAAGGATGCCCATAAGGAGATGTGTAAGAGTAGGACTGAGGCAAACAGGGCCAGGTACAAGAACATGAAGAATCGGGCAAAGAAGATGGTCACGAAAGCAACGGAGGAGACAGCTGAGCGGGAGCTGAGAGAGCTGAGTGAGCATCCGAACAAGGTGTTTAAGCTTGTGAAGTCAATGAAAAAGGATGGGAAGGATGTTGAGGGAGGAAGTTGCATGAGAGGAAGCGACGGGAGGCTGAATTTCAGTGAGAAAGGTAGAGGGAGAGTCTGGAAAGAGGACAAGGAAAGAATTGTGAATGAGGAGAATGAGTGGGATCAGAATGTGCAAGCAGACTTGGTGGAAGGGCCAGTTGAGAGGATTAGTCTGGAAGAAGTGGTGAAGGCATTTGGGAAAATGAGACCAGCAAAGGCTTCTGGACCCTCCGAAGTAAGTTTTGAAATGATAGCGGCGGGTGGGGAGATCGGGATTGATGTGACGGTGGAGCTGTGTCAGAGCTTGTTGGATGGAAGAGAAATGCCGGATGAGTAG